tattaattttgataatttgtagtggtcataaaatataattataataaattttaaaaaaaatcaaaaaaatatctaatttttataatagtaataatttagtatatttgctacttaataaaataatgaatataattaatttaataatcaaagatgagtctttattttattttatttagatattttaaaattatccccaatatttttttttttttgataattggggaggggaagcgtttgtgggaggaaaCAAACCCACGACCTATCAGTCTGCTGCCTAGCGTTTATACAATTTGaactatagctcattggtatcCGCAATTATTAATATGGCTATTTAAACGACACACAAAATACACAATTAAACCGGTTTAAATTGAACTTATAATACGGATGGTATCATAAAAGAATCAATCTTAAATGAATTCCattcaaaataaacacaatataCATGAAACATATAAAGATTCAATTACACAAATATTTACGAAATATTAAGATTTCCAAGACCAAGATCCTCTTTAAACAATTTCCAACGCACATTAGCTAATGCTAATTTCTCCTTAGCTCCACGCCATTCTCCATTAGACTCCTTGATTTCCCCTTCTAAACCTCTCCATTCTTCAAGCTCTCTAGACGCTCCTTCATTCGCTTTCTGCAACTCAACTGCAGCGGATTTCTTCTGCGTAACGAGCTCCTCTTTTCGCATCATTAACCGCTGAATTTCAGCTTCGAGTTTCGCTTCCTCTTCGGAAAGCCTCGAGAATTTCTCCACCAAGGAACTTATTTCCTTCTGCCTTTTCTCCAATCTCGAATTGAGATTCGCAGTTTTTTCCGCTAGAGAGATTCTGCGATCTTTCACAGTTTCTGTTACTATTGTAGAGTTCGGAATGCTTTCTTGAAACTCTGTCAAACGTGAAGCTAAATCTTCAAGAATTGTCTTCTCTTGTAAAGTGATCGTAGTATTGTTAGCGAGTTCAATGATGATCCTTTCGATATTTCTGAAGGCGTTGGCTTGTTGTATAGCCTCTAACGACATGTTGAAGAAGCCGAGCAATGCTTCTTTTTTCTGATGCACAAGttcaggattagttgcttggcTTGGAACTGGAAATTCATTGTTGGGAATTGATTTTTGAGTCCTTGTCCGGTTTGAAATTTCGGTCACGAGATTCTTAGAAATTTTCTCTACATCTGGGGAGGATGGTACAGATATTGAGGGAGGATCCTGTTTTCCAAAGATGAATTGAACAAATGAGCTAAGAGTTTGCAAGATCTTGTCCACAAAGCGGTAATCCGActtcaatttttgttttattccgaTTATCAAACATCTACGcgatattttatttactttaatgtTATCATATACtatatactttattttaaaattgatactAACTTTTAAATGATGtgtcaaaattaaaatggtACACATTTTAACGTTCCATGCAAGCAGTACGATAAGGACAAATATATCTTTCTAATTTTGTCACGTTATACTTTAATGTAAACATAAATGATCCGcaaattatttagttttctCATATTgctagaaaattaaaatttaattatggaaataaaacaatttaaacttCGGTTAACATCACGAATTTTTGACCTTTGCGAATGTTAAAATCAAGCACATAACGCCCAACAAAATAGGTAAGAAAATTACCCGAGCAAGATTCTTTTCGTCGACAATAGTAGGAGGCGGAAGTGATTCCTTCACAATTTCTTGTTTCTTAATGGGAGCTTCTGTTTGAACTGCTCCTCCAGTCTGATTCACTGGTTTAGCAGTTACCGTAGCAGCTGGTGGTTCAACCGTCGTCGGTTGATCTGCAGGAGTTTGAACTGGCTTGGGCAGTTTGGGCTCATCTTTAATAACTTCCTTAACAGGTTCGGGCACAGAGTAATGCACAACACTATGGACTTGAACCTCGGCTTCAACTGTTAGTGTATCATTCACTAGATACCTTGCAGCAGTATCTTTCAGTTTGCTGAGAGGAATGAAAGTAGAAAATCCCCAATCGCATTCTCTTGCATTGAATACATGTTTTGTATCTGAACATTATGTTATATTAGTAATGCTCAACTTTTCCCTATCacgagttaaaataaatttaaaagaaataataaggCTTAAGCCGTGAGCGTGTTACTCAGTCGCCGTTAACTGATTAACAATTTCAACTTAAGATATAAAAAAAGCTCTTATACTTTCGACTTTTTGTTTATCGGTCttttcttcaaaatttattcaatatgatcctatacttttatatttttatttagccGATCCTTTACCAAGTTCAATGATGTGGCTTTTTTTCCAACATGTTGAGTTAGATCGATATTTAAATTCAATCTCGCACACGTTTTTTTTGCAACAACTGTAATGCACATTCACTGTAAAAAAAAAGACCTAagaactcaaaataaatttaagtataCAGACTAAAGACATAAGTTTTGTAAAaggatcaaataaataaatacaaggACCTAATTAAGATAAGTTCGCCTAAATAATaacttgattattattttagttaagaaaaattaaatcatgTACCTTTTCTCACTGTAGATTTGTTATTGAAGTGATTAATTACTGATAGGCCAAAATTAACATCTCTGCTCCAACCATTTGGCAAATTTGTGGACTCAGCAGCTTCCAAATAGATTGATAAATGATCCGCATTGACGTTTCCTTTTGGTAAAATAAGCAAACGCCTGCAAATTTAATTATACCATCACATCAAAATATATAGTACTTATGCTAAACTAAAATTGAAATCAACTatgatttataataaaattaattataccaTTTACATCTTCTGATAATGAAAATGTCTGAATAGAGTTTCTTTGCAGCCAACTTGGAAAAGTTGTCAATTTTCCATGTGAATTTAGTTGAGGCAGCATCCCCCATATTTTCTGAGCTTTTTCGCATCATACGTGCACCAACAATTTGTCGAAAAGCGTTAAAAATTGAACTCTTATACATATAAGATATTTGTACAATTAATtggatattaaatttttgagatatacaattattgtgttatttattttaatcacgaaattttaatttgtttctatTTACAcactaaactttaaaattatatataaaaggtAATATTTAGTCATTTCATGCGGAATAGAATTCATTTGGCAACCGAAACTTTTCacattgtaaaaaaaatacataaaatgcAAGTTTCATGACCATAAAAATTTAGAATCCATCATTATGCAAACTTGTCATGTAAATTCAAATTGAGctgaaatcattaaaaataatttgttgtttgtaaaacaaattaatttagtGACTAAAAGCCCTAAAACTTTTAATACCAACAACTAATTTAATGAATAAcgtatgataaaattaaaaactactAATTGTCATCAAGCTCTTGAAGTCGAATCAAATTATTATTCTCTTCCTCTTAaaagattttattattttcttttttattttaaaaatatatcacttTTATGAGGCGTTTTTTCTTCtgctaataaataaataattaatgagcaattattcttgataaaaaaaatcatgagataaaataaattgaaaagtaaACATTTTAGATACATACCTTTAATTATTGGTGGACTGTTGGCTAAACCAGAGAGTTCAGATTAATTGTCATCAACTTTCTTCAGCTTTATATAATCAAGTTGGGATTAAggattcttttctttttccatttaTGATGTGAAGGAATTAATTTAGTGATGTTTTCTTGTTTGTATGGCCATccctttcttttctttcattcTGTTCTTTGTCCTCTATAGCCCATTGCAATTTTCATTTTAGAATTAAGAatagcattttttttttatattttcaatttctttctttttcatcttttcTCTTCTGTGCTTTATATCATCTCCTTATTTttcgtttaatttttaaaaatttccatcttttttacttctttttttatattccaaatttttaaaatcatcaacATTATGGTCGTAAATCAACCATGCTACCTGAATTTAGTCCCTCCTATCACAAAAATCCCTTAAAAGAAACGTCACTAAActtcttaaattttattaagagaaaattaggataaatactctatttttaaaaataatttgattttctacctcaacaagaaaaagatagagaaaatacctcaccattttaatgtttttatttttttactctaacacctatttatattataattatacctatcttttattattattttactctaaccatATTGTttcctgtcacgacccattttcatgaatcgtgaccggcgctagggtatgggtatggttgtaccaaaacccgaagctagccttgcggataaccaacttatatcatttaaaacaatgtacctgcagaaaaccacatgctcgggggcaaccgaaacttcagcctagtctaccagtacaataagcaacatatattcaaagtatacttatctgaaattataactccaacagtatggaaatataatataaataccataaacactgtaatcatgccaaaagcgataaagtaatagttggatcaatccaacaaacaatagtcaaaactataaacgtaagactaagacatgaataatatgaaactactactgcggtctaagagtttaaaatagttcgactcttttattctgaaaaataaaataaagaacctccgaaaatgaagaaacggagatcgaccaaagctcaaatcataaacctggaaaatttgggaaaacaacggggtcagatttactgagtagagtttatataaccatttacatttattaagttaaaaacctttaaagacgtttaataaaacattttcattatggattttcaatgaaaccctaaaccacaattctaaatccattgtcgtgtcggtgagacgtatctcaataaccgattcccgactaccacttaataaaatagtgagcccaggagacgtatcttccaccggtgccctcactaaggtgagacgcatctcaaacctacctcgataccataataatcattaccggtgcgcacgcagtcccgatgatgcccatcgagtagcacgttccaaatcaaatccacaatgccgaaaaatagttcgaaagctgtttatacatatacatatacaaaatataatatttgcttaataaagaggtaaatagagatataaactcactacttgctaaatccacgtgatcctgacaagcacctaactctggttcgcctctgaagtacgaacagtcgacgggtctaaataaaatattaaaaacataattaaaatcagaccctaactctaaagagtactagacaccacataggactagcacaacacaataccaaaccatatttaataaacacttatctTAAATGTgttccaaatataacccaagttatagagtacaaatcatataaaatatttagagtgattagtaaaaataatttaaattaacccaagttaaaatttatatcagtgagtcagccgagttattaaaaactaccaaacttcttcccacttgttgggcgaccacagtctaacccaaatttattaaatttataaacccgagattataaattaaaatacttgataaaataattatctaattcaaaatagaattcaataatatcaaatccaagtaacccaagttacaactaaaacttaaacattttaagtttataaacgtttagggactaaactgtattttagccaatttgattttcgaaatcaaattttatttctcAATTTCTATTCACTAAATTataaacatatccaaaagttaTTCAATAGATATAACTTAATCTTGAATAAGCTTTTagaaagtttaggggctaaactgtaatttaTCCTAAatgacatttcaattaaaattaaatataattacccgagtaattatattaatttaagttataaatatttaacgtattcaaattgtctatttaaaataaaacgagttcaagttattatttaaccaaaatcaataggtaaaactaacttgaaggattcaattgatttaagtaaaataattCGGTGATCAAACAAGATAAATAACCATCTCTTTTGATTCAAAACAACAAACTCCCTCTAGCCAAAATCTGTCAAACCCAGCAACTAATATTATAACCTATTATTCCTAAACTAAGAATATGGTGATCAAAGTGGCCACTTAGCCATCTTCCCCATATCAACAACTAAATTTCCGCCATTTTCATATttgaaaacattaaattgaaaaGCCATCAAGTTGAAGTTTCTGGGTTTATGAAACTCAATCACTAACACAAAAATAGTTACCTAAGCAACCTAGAAGCATAATTCTTCTAACAATCATAAACAATAACATCGGCAACAACACATATTAACAAACGGCGACTCGAACCGAACAATCGCAAGATTAAGCCAAGATTAATTCATTAACAAACAAGGAATCATGGTTTAATGATCATTTAAAACACATAACTCATACCTAAGGACAATATAGAAATCGGCAGCAATAACAAGTGAagaaacagaaacaaaataTCAAGAACACGGCAAATCGTAGCGGCGACGAACGGAGGAATCTTTA
This window of the Mercurialis annua linkage group LG5, ddMerAnnu1.2, whole genome shotgun sequence genome carries:
- the LOC126680213 gene encoding uncharacterized protein LOC126680213, whose product is MGDAASTKFTWKIDNFSKLAAKKLYSDIFIIRRCKWRLLILPKGNVNADHLSIYLEAAESTNLPNGWSRDVNFGLSVINHFNNKSTVRKDTKHVFNARECDWGFSTFIPLSKLKDTAARYLVNDTLTVEAEVQVHSVVHYSVPEPVKEVIKDEPKLPKPVQTPADQPTTVEPPAATVTAKPVNQTGGAVQTEAPIKKQEIVKESLPPPTIVDEKNLARDPPSISVPSSPDVEKISKNLVTEISNRTRTQKSIPNNEFPVPSQATNPELVHQKKEALLGFFNMSLEAIQQANAFRNIERIIIELANNTTITLQEKTILEDLASRLTEFQESIPNSTIVTETVKDRRISLAEKTANLNSRLEKRQKEISSLVEKFSRLSEEEAKLEAEIQRLMMRKEELVTQKKSAAVELQKANEGASRELEEWRGLEGEIKESNGEWRGAKEKLALANVRWKLFKEDLGLGNLNIS